From a region of the Latilactobacillus sakei genome:
- a CDS encoding oxaloacetate decarboxylase (Converts oxaloacetate to phosphoenolpyruvate using ATP as an energy source), giving the protein MVNRKVEITETVLRDGQQSLIATRMPIADMLPILKTMDQVGYHALEVWGGATFDACIRYLNEDPWERLRQIRKQVPNTKLQMLLRGQNILGYKNYADDVVESFIERSLANGIDIIRLFDALNDTRNLETALKATKKYGGHAQLAIAYTTSDFHTVPYYVELAVKMANMGADSICIKDMAGILTPQTAFDLVTKIKAEVDLPLEVHTHATSGIAEMTYLKAVEAGADIIDTAISPFAGGTSQPATESMLISLQNLGYEVDLDQAKLSEMADYFAPIRDRFREEGILNPKVKDIQPKALVYQVPGGMLSNLLAQLQAQNMADAYQDVLEEIPKVRADLGYPPLVTPLSQMVGTQALMNIVSGQRYQVVPNEIKDYVKGLYGHPPVAIKPEMVTKIIGDQQPITQRPADLLASQLPEFEKEIQQYAHNIEDVLIYALFPEQARDFLGRREDRFYDVPVQKIEIKFETEF; this is encoded by the coding sequence ATGGTGAATCGGAAAGTAGAAATAACGGAAACTGTTTTACGAGATGGTCAGCAAAGCCTGATTGCAACTAGAATGCCAATTGCGGATATGCTACCGATCTTGAAAACAATGGATCAAGTGGGTTATCATGCGCTCGAAGTTTGGGGTGGCGCAACTTTTGATGCTTGCATTCGTTATTTAAATGAAGATCCTTGGGAGAGGTTACGGCAAATTCGTAAACAAGTACCAAATACGAAACTACAGATGTTATTACGGGGCCAAAATATATTAGGATATAAAAATTATGCTGATGATGTTGTTGAAAGTTTTATCGAGCGGTCGTTAGCGAATGGGATTGATATCATTCGTTTATTTGACGCTTTGAATGATACTCGTAATCTGGAGACAGCTTTAAAAGCAACCAAGAAATACGGTGGGCATGCACAGTTAGCGATTGCTTATACAACAAGCGATTTTCATACCGTACCTTATTATGTCGAATTAGCCGTTAAGATGGCTAATATGGGTGCCGATTCAATTTGTATTAAAGATATGGCTGGTATTTTAACACCTCAAACGGCTTTTGATCTGGTTACTAAAATAAAGGCAGAGGTTGATTTACCTTTAGAAGTACACACTCACGCAACAAGTGGTATTGCAGAAATGACCTATCTTAAAGCGGTTGAGGCTGGGGCTGATATTATTGATACAGCAATCTCACCATTTGCTGGCGGGACTAGTCAACCAGCAACTGAGTCAATGTTAATTAGTTTACAAAATTTAGGTTATGAAGTTGATTTAGACCAAGCTAAACTATCAGAAATGGCTGACTACTTCGCACCCATTCGAGATCGTTTTCGAGAAGAAGGCATCCTTAATCCAAAAGTAAAAGATATTCAACCTAAGGCACTTGTTTATCAAGTACCAGGCGGGATGCTTTCTAATCTATTAGCACAATTACAGGCCCAAAATATGGCGGATGCGTATCAAGACGTGTTGGAAGAAATCCCTAAAGTGCGCGCAGATTTAGGTTACCCGCCATTGGTAACACCGCTATCACAAATGGTGGGGACTCAAGCATTAATGAATATTGTTTCTGGTCAACGCTACCAAGTGGTACCTAACGAAATTAAGGATTATGTTAAAGGATTATATGGTCATCCGCCAGTAGCTATTAAACCGGAAATGGTTACTAAGATTATTGGCGACCAACAGCCTATTACACAACGGCCAGCTGATTTATTAGCATCGCAATTACCTGAATTTGAAAAAGAGATTCAACAATATGCACATAATATTGAGGATGTTTTGATATATGCACTATTTCCAGAACAGGCGCGTGATTTCTTGGGGCGTCGTGAAG
- the citX gene encoding citrate lyase holo-[acyl-carrier protein] synthase, giving the protein MWSKMSEFRQLTGPAIDLGQMLTAREQRVVNQTRLLKKYPEATLLCGTMRIPGPIKTGPNLKGLVQQFCETIQKQYKDKLVDQLIKLEAITGPEFYFVLDIAPKQIKQEMIRFEQGNPLGAIWDLDVLYWGPEQLVQVSRGALGAPRRTCLVCGQDAKNCSRSRQHGLLEVQLKIEQIIEEGWDARW; this is encoded by the coding sequence ATGTGGTCAAAAATGTCTGAATTCCGGCAACTAACAGGTCCAGCTATCGATTTAGGTCAGATGTTAACAGCGCGTGAGCAGCGGGTTGTTAATCAAACAAGATTGCTTAAAAAATATCCAGAAGCGACTTTACTGTGCGGTACGATGCGGATTCCGGGTCCGATAAAAACCGGACCTAATTTAAAAGGACTGGTTCAGCAATTTTGTGAGACTATTCAAAAGCAATATAAGGACAAACTTGTTGACCAACTCATTAAGCTTGAAGCAATAACTGGTCCGGAATTCTATTTTGTTTTAGATATCGCGCCAAAACAGATTAAGCAAGAGATGATTCGCTTTGAGCAAGGCAATCCCTTAGGGGCAATTTGGGACTTGGATGTCTTATATTGGGGACCGGAACAATTAGTACAAGTTAGTCGCGGGGCTTTAGGGGCACCAAGACGAACCTGCCTAGTTTGTGGTCAAGATGCGAAAAATTGTAGTCGTTCACGGCAGCATGGTCTGTTAGAAGTCCAACTAAAAATTGAACAAATAATCGAAGAAGGTTGGGATGCTAGATGGTGA
- the citF gene encoding citrate lyase subunit alpha — MTINQVGRDIPDQYANQYGVYAGELTNIKDYQRATKKVHPVKPRDSKLLASIHDAIIQTGLKDGMTISFHHHFREGDYIMNMVLAEIAKMGIKDLAIAPSSIANVHEPLIDYIKQGVVTHVTSSGLRDKVGAAISEGILADPVIIRSHGDRARAIERGDIHIDVAFLGAPSADEYGNANGVKGKTTCGSLGYAMVDAQYADQVVIITDSLMPYPNTPISIPQTLVDYVVEVDAIGDPEGIAKGATRFTKNPKELLIAEYAAKMITESTYFKDGFSFQTGTGGAALAVTRFLKQAMIDQNIKASFVLGGITNAMAELLEDGLVEKVIDVQDFDHPSAISLGKNSEHYEIDAAMYASPLSKGAVINQLDIAILSALEIDTQFNVNVITGSDGVLRGASGGHSDTSTACKMSMVIAPIVRGRIPTIVDQVTTVVTPGSSIDVVVTELGIAINPLRTDLIAAFKDSKIPQLTIETLKEKAYAITGEPAPIKYGDRPVALIEYRDGTLIDVVKNV; from the coding sequence ATGACGATTAATCAAGTCGGTCGGGATATTCCAGACCAATATGCAAACCAATATGGCGTTTATGCTGGCGAATTAACCAACATTAAAGATTATCAACGTGCTACTAAAAAAGTACATCCGGTTAAACCACGAGATAGTAAGCTATTAGCAAGTATTCATGATGCGATTATTCAAACTGGTTTGAAAGATGGTATGACGATTTCATTCCATCATCATTTTAGAGAAGGCGACTATATCATGAATATGGTATTAGCTGAAATTGCTAAAATGGGCATTAAGGATCTTGCAATTGCACCGAGTTCCATTGCAAATGTACATGAACCATTAATTGATTATATTAAACAAGGTGTTGTGACCCACGTTACCTCTAGCGGATTGCGTGATAAAGTTGGTGCGGCAATTTCAGAAGGTATTCTAGCTGATCCCGTTATTATTCGTTCTCACGGGGACCGTGCTAGAGCAATCGAACGGGGGGATATTCATATTGATGTAGCCTTTTTAGGTGCACCTAGTGCCGATGAGTATGGTAATGCTAATGGTGTGAAGGGTAAAACAACGTGTGGCTCATTAGGTTATGCGATGGTTGATGCACAATATGCAGATCAGGTGGTAATCATCACTGATAGTTTGATGCCTTATCCTAATACACCAATCAGTATTCCGCAAACATTAGTGGATTATGTTGTTGAAGTTGATGCGATTGGCGATCCAGAGGGTATCGCTAAAGGAGCAACTCGTTTTACGAAGAATCCTAAGGAACTATTAATTGCTGAGTATGCGGCTAAAATGATTACAGAATCAACTTATTTCAAAGATGGTTTTTCATTTCAAACTGGAACAGGTGGGGCAGCACTAGCAGTGACCCGCTTTTTAAAACAGGCAATGATTGATCAAAATATTAAAGCAAGTTTTGTCTTAGGCGGTATTACGAATGCAATGGCAGAACTATTAGAAGATGGCTTAGTAGAGAAAGTAATTGATGTTCAAGATTTTGATCATCCATCAGCGATTTCGTTAGGTAAAAATAGTGAACATTACGAAATTGACGCTGCCATGTATGCCTCACCTTTGAGCAAAGGTGCAGTAATTAACCAATTGGATATTGCGATTTTATCAGCGTTAGAAATTGATACGCAGTTTAATGTGAACGTGATTACCGGCTCAGATGGTGTATTGAGAGGCGCGTCAGGTGGCCATTCAGATACAAGTACAGCTTGCAAGATGAGTATGGTGATTGCGCCAATCGTTCGAGGAAGAATTCCAACGATTGTTGATCAAGTGACAACGGTGGTTACACCTGGTAGCAGCATTGATGTGGTCGTTACCGAACTTGGGATTGCGATAAATCCACTACGAACGGATTTAATTGCTGCTTTTAAAGATAGTAAAATCCCACAACTGACAATCGAAACCTTAAAGGAAAAAGCTTATGCAATCACAGGTGAACCGGCACCTATTAAATATGGGGATCGACCAGTGGCTTTAATTGAATACCGTGATGGCACATTGATCGATGTGGTCAAAAATGTCTGA
- the citE gene encoding citrate (pro-3S)-lyase subunit beta gives MDRLRRTMMFVPGANPAMLRDAILYGADSIMFDLEDAVSMKEKDSARLLVYSALKTFDYQSVETVVRINELSSGGRQDIEAMILGGINVIRLPKTETADDIRAVDAAIESVERHYQIPVGTTKMMAAIESAEGVLNAREIAIASNRMIGIALGAEDYVTSQKTRRYPDGQELFFARNYILHAARAAGIAAIDTVYSDVDNEDGLRQEASLIKQLGFDGKSVINPRQIPIINAIYAPTQAEIQNAKEVLAAIEEAESKGSGVIAINGKMVDKPIVERAYRVLAMAKAANMEVK, from the coding sequence ATGGATCGCTTAAGAAGAACAATGATGTTTGTACCAGGTGCTAACCCTGCAATGTTACGGGATGCAATTTTATATGGTGCAGATTCGATTATGTTTGATTTAGAAGATGCTGTTTCAATGAAGGAAAAAGACTCAGCACGCTTGTTAGTCTACTCAGCTTTAAAGACATTTGATTATCAGAGTGTTGAAACTGTTGTTAGAATTAATGAATTATCTAGTGGTGGTCGTCAGGATATCGAAGCCATGATTTTAGGCGGTATTAATGTTATTCGACTACCTAAAACTGAAACAGCCGATGATATCAGAGCTGTAGATGCTGCGATTGAATCAGTTGAAAGACACTATCAAATACCAGTTGGGACAACTAAAATGATGGCTGCGATTGAATCAGCTGAAGGGGTATTAAATGCACGTGAAATTGCTATCGCTTCAAACCGAATGATTGGGATTGCACTTGGGGCCGAAGACTATGTTACTAGTCAAAAAACAAGACGTTATCCAGATGGTCAAGAGTTGTTTTTTGCTAGAAATTATATTTTACATGCAGCACGTGCAGCAGGGATTGCCGCGATTGATACTGTTTATTCAGATGTTGATAATGAAGACGGCTTACGACAAGAAGCAAGTCTCATTAAACAATTAGGATTTGACGGAAAATCTGTTATCAATCCACGCCAAATTCCAATTATTAATGCAATCTATGCACCAACGCAAGCTGAGATTCAAAACGCAAAAGAAGTATTAGCCGCAATTGAAGAAGCAGAATCAAAGGGCTCTGGTGTAATTGCGATTAACGGTAAAATGGTTGATAAACCAATTGTTGAACGCGCTTATCGCGTTTTAGCAATGGCAAAAGCAGCTAATATGGAGGTAAAATAA
- the citD gene encoding citrate lyase ACP — MELKQIATAGTMESSDIMITLSPNKTGLEIKLQSNVEKQFGQQIRTMIESVLKQFEITNVTVDAVDKGALDCTIKARTIVAVYRGLGKEDYDWEEINKWIA, encoded by the coding sequence ATGGAATTAAAGCAAATTGCAACAGCGGGGACGATGGAATCAAGTGATATTATGATTACCTTAAGTCCCAATAAGACAGGTTTAGAAATTAAACTACAAAGTAATGTTGAAAAACAGTTTGGTCAACAGATTAGAACGATGATTGAATCCGTATTAAAGCAATTTGAGATTACAAACGTTACGGTAGATGCAGTTGATAAAGGTGCTTTGGATTGTACGATTAAGGCCAGAACCATTGTTGCTGTTTATCGCGGCCTAGGTAAAGAAGATTACGATTGGGAGGAGATTAACAAATGGATCGCTTAA
- the citC gene encoding [citrate (pro-3S)-lyase] ligase, with amino-acid sequence MVTSKRIWLTINQEEAQKWQVLLNESGLTADWQVDYTVGLFEGEELIATGSVYDNIIKCVAIKNNQQSQNLLALVVQDLLTYLEELQKYHSFVYTKPATAVYFESLGFKVIVKTDTVVVLERGFPNIDTYRQKLLTAKREGRRIGAIVMNANPLTLGHQYLIETAAAASDVLYLFVVSENRSTFSEATRLEIVRQVTQDNPKIVVLPTDNYIVSNMTFPTYFLKEKANQDIAKVQAKVDATLFLEIIAPILSIQTRWVGEEPLSPVTQIYNEQMMAVFGNKLKLKIIPRLTQDGTVISATRVRAAIEQDDWETVQKLVPQQTYTILKGS; translated from the coding sequence ATGGTAACGAGTAAACGGATTTGGTTAACGATTAATCAAGAAGAAGCGCAAAAATGGCAAGTGCTATTAAATGAATCTGGTTTAACGGCGGATTGGCAAGTTGATTATACGGTTGGTTTGTTTGAAGGTGAAGAATTGATCGCCACCGGCTCAGTTTATGACAATATCATCAAATGTGTTGCGATTAAGAATAACCAACAGTCCCAGAATTTACTAGCATTAGTGGTTCAAGATCTGTTGACTTACCTGGAAGAACTTCAAAAATATCATAGTTTTGTTTATACAAAACCAGCAACAGCTGTCTATTTTGAATCATTAGGATTTAAAGTCATTGTAAAAACAGATACTGTTGTTGTTTTGGAACGAGGTTTTCCTAATATTGACACCTATCGTCAGAAATTACTAACTGCCAAAAGAGAAGGCCGGCGGATAGGCGCTATTGTAATGAACGCTAATCCACTGACTCTGGGACATCAATATTTGATTGAAACAGCGGCTGCCGCTAGTGATGTGCTATATCTGTTTGTCGTTTCTGAGAATCGCTCGACTTTTTCAGAAGCGACACGCCTTGAGATTGTTCGTCAAGTGACGCAAGATAATCCTAAGATCGTGGTATTGCCAACCGATAACTATATTGTTTCCAATATGACGTTTCCAACTTATTTTTTAAAGGAAAAAGCGAATCAAGATATTGCTAAGGTACAAGCTAAAGTTGATGCCACTTTATTTCTAGAAATTATTGCACCTATTTTATCAATTCAAACGCGTTGGGTGGGTGAAGAACCTTTATCGCCAGTAACGCAAATTTATAATGAACAAATGATGGCCGTTTTTGGGAATAAACTTAAACTAAAAATCATCCCAAGGCTCACACAAGATGGCACGGTGATTAGTGCAACTCGCGTTCGGGCCGCGATTGAGCAGGATGATTGGGAAACGGTTCAAAAATTAGTACCACAACAGACTTATACAATTTTGAAAGGGAGTTAG
- a CDS encoding sodium ion-translocating decarboxylase subunit beta, producing MAALVQGITSITIGQIVMMLIGCLLMYLGIKKEYEPTLLVPMGLGTLLVNFPGTGVLTQVVGGSKTEGVLDVLFNAGINTELFPLLIFIGIGAMIDFGPLLQNPFMLLFGAAAQFGIFFTIVVAVLFGFDIQEAASIGIIGAADGPTAIFVSNQLAPKLLGPITVAAYSYMALVPIIQPMAIKAVTTKKERQIRMTYKAENISKMTKILFPIIITILAGFIAPISLPLVGFLMFGNLLRECGVLDRLSNTAQNELVNIVSILLGLTISVKMQAGLFLNVQTLMIIAFGLVAFIMDSVGGVLFAKLLNIFRKEKINPMIGAAGISAFPMSSRVIQKMASEEDPKNFVLMYAVGANVSGQIASVIAGGLLLSFFS from the coding sequence ATGGCAGCCTTAGTGCAAGGCATTACAAGTATTACAATCGGTCAAATTGTGATGATGCTGATTGGTTGTTTATTGATGTATTTAGGGATTAAAAAAGAATACGAGCCTACCTTGCTAGTACCGATGGGTTTAGGAACGTTACTCGTTAACTTCCCGGGGACTGGGGTTTTAACACAAGTTGTGGGTGGTTCCAAAACAGAAGGCGTTCTAGATGTTTTATTCAATGCTGGTATTAATACCGAATTATTTCCGTTACTAATTTTTATCGGAATTGGTGCAATGATTGATTTTGGGCCGTTACTACAGAATCCATTTATGTTGTTATTTGGTGCAGCCGCTCAGTTCGGGATTTTCTTCACCATTGTTGTCGCTGTGTTGTTTGGATTTGATATTCAAGAAGCGGCTTCAATTGGTATTATTGGTGCGGCGGATGGGCCAACAGCCATCTTTGTTTCTAATCAATTAGCGCCGAAGTTACTGGGACCAATTACAGTTGCGGCCTATTCCTATATGGCCTTAGTGCCCATTATTCAGCCGATGGCAATTAAAGCCGTAACGACTAAAAAAGAACGTCAGATTCGCATGACCTATAAGGCAGAAAATATTTCAAAAATGACTAAAATTTTATTCCCAATCATTATCACTATTTTGGCTGGATTTATCGCACCAATTTCATTACCGTTAGTTGGTTTCTTAATGTTTGGCAATCTATTGCGAGAATGTGGTGTACTAGATCGGTTATCCAACACGGCTCAGAATGAATTAGTGAATATTGTCAGTATTTTATTAGGGTTGACAATTTCAGTTAAGATGCAAGCTGGTTTATTTTTGAATGTTCAAACATTAATGATTATTGCGTTTGGTTTAGTCGCATTCATTATGGATTCAGTGGGTGGTGTGTTATTCGCTAAGTTATTGAATATCTTTAGAAAAGAAAAAATTAATCCGATGATTGGTGCCGCTGGTATTTCGGCATTTCCAATGTCAAGTCGAGTCATTCAGAAAATGGCATCAGAAGAAGATCCTAAAAACTTTGTATTAATGTATGCAGTTGGTGCAAATGTTTCAGGACAAATTGCCTCAGTAATTGCTGGTGGGTTATTACTATCATTTTTCAGCTAG
- a CDS encoding acetyl-CoA carboxylase biotin carboxyl carrier protein subunit (composes the biotin carboxyl carrier protein subunit of the acetyl-CoA carboxylase complex, the enzyme that catalyzes the carboxylation of acetyl-CoA to malonyl-CoA, which in turn controls the rate of fatty acid metabolism) yields MLRKFKISIDGQEYLVEMEEIGGTPTPVAPVTQAVEQPAAPASEEKTESQPAVNQASAGADAMAAPMPGTVIKILVTPGDQVVENQPLLVLEAMKMENEIVADRSGQVSEIFVERNQSVNAGDALITIK; encoded by the coding sequence ATGTTAAGAAAATTTAAAATATCAATTGATGGTCAAGAATATTTAGTTGAAATGGAAGAAATTGGCGGCACACCAACACCGGTGGCACCAGTCACACAAGCTGTAGAGCAACCAGCAGCACCGGCATCTGAAGAAAAAACAGAGAGTCAACCAGCTGTGAATCAAGCGTCAGCTGGTGCTGATGCGATGGCAGCACCAATGCCCGGAACTGTTATCAAAATACTAGTGACGCCAGGTGATCAAGTCGTTGAAAATCAACCATTATTGGTTTTAGAAGCAATGAAAATGGAAAATGAAATCGTTGCTGATCGCTCAGGTCAAGTATCAGAAATATTTGTAGAACGAAATCAATCGGTTAATGCAGGTGATGCATTAATTACGATTAAGTAG
- a CDS encoding citrate transporter, with translation MLLTIIAYAMIIVFMYIIMKKKMSPFTALVIIPLIFAIVAMLTGVAKKGTLGDFVLEGIKTTANTGIMLLFAILYFSIMLDAGLFDPITKKMIHFAKGDPMKVLIATAVVAATVSLNGDGTTTTLICCSAFIPIYKKLDMKLMNLGVLVILQNTIMNLLPWGGPTARAMAVLNVDASILAYLAPGMILALAYVIFYVAPHMGRQERKRLGVKQLTDAEIEEMTAVTDPEVQKMRRPQNFVFNGILTIVLIGWLVAGSFISAIEMPPLLLFLVGTCIALMVNYPSLKDQSKRIGENGGDAVQVVILVFAAGVFMGLFQGTGMAEALAQSFTQIIPHQLAGFWGLVIAVISAPGAFFISNDGFYFGVLPVLAQAGRAYGFSNMDMALASLMGQAFHLLSPLVAFIYLLLRLTGLDMGQWQKEAAKYALGVFVIFVITIILSGHMPLYIPQH, from the coding sequence TATGTATATTATCATGAAGAAAAAAATGTCACCTTTCACAGCACTAGTTATTATTCCACTAATCTTTGCTATTGTTGCAATGCTGACAGGTGTTGCTAAAAAAGGAACTTTGGGTGATTTCGTATTAGAAGGTATCAAAACTACAGCGAACACCGGTATTATGTTATTATTTGCAATTTTATATTTTTCAATTATGTTAGATGCGGGATTGTTTGATCCGATTACTAAGAAGATGATTCACTTCGCTAAAGGTGATCCGATGAAAGTTTTAATTGCAACAGCCGTTGTTGCGGCAACCGTTTCCCTAAATGGGGATGGGACAACAACTACTTTAATCTGTTGTTCTGCTTTTATTCCAATCTACAAAAAACTTGATATGAAACTAATGAACTTAGGTGTTTTAGTTATTTTACAAAATACGATCATGAATTTACTGCCTTGGGGCGGACCAACGGCTAGAGCAATGGCCGTTTTAAATGTTGATGCTAGTATTTTAGCCTATCTAGCACCAGGGATGATTTTAGCATTAGCCTACGTTATTTTCTACGTTGCACCACATATGGGACGTCAAGAACGTAAACGATTAGGTGTTAAGCAATTAACAGACGCTGAAATTGAAGAAATGACGGCTGTCACTGATCCAGAAGTTCAAAAAATGCGTCGCCCACAGAATTTTGTTTTTAATGGTATTTTGACAATTGTCTTAATTGGTTGGTTAGTTGCAGGGTCATTTATCTCAGCGATTGAAATGCCACCATTACTACTATTCCTTGTTGGGACATGTATTGCATTAATGGTTAACTATCCATCTTTAAAGGATCAATCTAAACGAATTGGTGAAAATGGTGGGGACGCCGTTCAAGTTGTTATCCTTGTCTTTGCAGCCGGGGTCTTCATGGGATTATTCCAAGGAACTGGAATGGCTGAAGCATTGGCACAAAGCTTTACTCAGATTATTCCGCACCAATTAGCCGGTTTCTGGGGCTTAGTCATTGCTGTTATTTCTGCACCAGGTGCATTCTTTATCTCAAATGATGGTTTTTATTTTGGGGTATTACCGGTTCTAGCACAGGCGGGGCGTGCATATGGTTTCAGTAATATGGATATGGCTTTAGCCTCATTAATGGGTCAAGCATTCCATCTACTCAGCCCATTGGTTGCGTTTATCTATCTATTATTAAGATTAACAGGATTAGATATGGGGCAATGGCAAAAAGAAGCCGCTAAATATGCGTTAGGGGTGTTTGTCATCTTTGTGATTACAATTATTTTATCAGGCCATATGCCACTTTATATTCCACAACATTAA